A window from Mycolicibacterium tokaiense encodes these proteins:
- a CDS encoding VOC family protein, translating to MTAHLGAPTWIDLATSDLERAQHFYGEVFGWTFTDAGPEYGGYVTATKDSRVVAGLMTNNPQWNSPDGWTTYLHTPDIGDTLARIADAGGQSCGGAMDIPGKGTMAMFSDATGALTGLWQPGGHTGFEVTGSAGSPAWFQLSAGDYRRALDFYSAVFGVDLKVEADTPEFRYTNALFAGEPGFGVMDGSAFPEPSQWTVFLAADDVDAACDTVTTLGGAVVRAAEDTPYGRLAAVLDPTGAAFNLSSPQ from the coding sequence ATGACAGCACACTTGGGCGCACCCACCTGGATCGACCTGGCCACCTCGGATCTCGAGCGGGCCCAGCACTTCTACGGCGAAGTGTTCGGCTGGACCTTCACCGACGCGGGCCCGGAGTACGGCGGCTACGTCACCGCGACGAAGGATTCCCGTGTGGTGGCGGGGCTGATGACCAACAACCCGCAGTGGAACTCCCCGGACGGCTGGACCACCTACCTGCACACCCCCGACATCGGTGACACCCTGGCCAGGATCGCCGACGCGGGTGGCCAGTCGTGCGGCGGCGCCATGGACATTCCCGGCAAGGGCACCATGGCGATGTTCAGCGACGCCACCGGCGCGCTGACCGGCCTCTGGCAGCCCGGCGGGCACACCGGCTTCGAGGTGACCGGCTCAGCGGGCAGCCCGGCGTGGTTCCAGCTCAGTGCCGGCGATTACCGGCGGGCGCTGGACTTCTACAGCGCCGTCTTCGGCGTCGACCTCAAGGTCGAGGCGGATACCCCCGAATTCCGTTACACCAACGCCCTTTTCGCAGGAGAGCCGGGTTTCGGGGTGATGGACGGTTCGGCGTTCCCGGAGCCGTCCCAGTGGACGGTGTTCCTGGCCGCCGACGACGTCGACGCCGCGTGCGACACGGTCACCACCCTCGGCGGTGCCGTCGTCCGCGCCGCCGAGGACACGCCCTACGGCAGGCTGGCGGCCGTCCTGGACCCCACCGGCGCGGCCTTCAACCTGTCCTCGCCGCAGTAG
- a CDS encoding GNAT family N-acetyltransferase — protein sequence MSRFVEPVTLTGAQWVVLEPLTEAHTPEIAAAAADGDGGSLWFTTAPAPDTAAAWVGRLLDMQAGDQGQTFVVRRKSDHTLVGSSSMFRVDAPNRRLEIGHTWYSGSSRRTGVNSETKLLMLGHAFEALGCVAVEFRTHFFNHTSRAAIERLGAKQDGVLRSHQLLADGSRRDTVVYSILDIEWPAVRTHLQFRLSRGS from the coding sequence ATGAGCCGGTTTGTCGAGCCGGTGACCCTCACCGGGGCGCAGTGGGTTGTGTTGGAGCCGCTGACCGAAGCGCACACCCCGGAGATCGCCGCCGCGGCGGCCGACGGCGACGGCGGGTCGCTGTGGTTCACCACCGCACCGGCGCCCGACACCGCGGCTGCGTGGGTAGGGCGGCTGCTGGACATGCAGGCCGGCGATCAGGGACAGACCTTTGTGGTGCGCCGGAAATCCGACCACACGCTGGTCGGGTCATCGAGTATGTTTCGCGTCGACGCTCCCAACCGGCGGCTCGAGATCGGCCACACCTGGTATTCGGGGTCTTCCCGGCGCACCGGGGTCAACTCCGAGACCAAGCTGCTGATGCTCGGGCACGCGTTCGAGGCTCTCGGCTGCGTCGCGGTGGAGTTCCGCACCCACTTCTTCAACCACACCAGCCGGGCCGCGATCGAGCGCCTCGGCGCCAAGCAGGACGGGGTGCTGCGCAGCCACCAGTTGCTGGCCGACGGATCCCGCCGGGACACCGTGGTCTACTCGATCCTGGACATCGAGTGGCCAGCGGTGCGAACCCACCTGCAATTCCGCCTGTCCCGAGGCTCCTGA
- a CDS encoding ABC-F family ATP-binding cassette domain-containing protein, whose protein sequence is MSPSVVLTNLGFSWPDGSVALSGITAAFGPGRTGLVGANGSGKSTLLRLIAGHLKPAAGSIVTSGDVAYLPQTLTLATDATVADLLGISAAVAALRAIESGDTAEAHFDTVGEDWDIETRARAALDDLGLQAFALDRRVGDVSGGEAMLLAVTGLRLRRAEVTLLDEPTNNLDRDARAALQESLAGWPGALMIVSHDVGLLDQMDNTAELYANSLTVFGGPYTAWRDQLAAEQAAAAQAARTAEQAVKVEQRQRVEAEVKLARRNRAAKKAYAEKRVPKIVANGRKMAAQVSAGRLRGNHDDRIEAAQQVAEEAGARVREDEHIRVDLPDPGVPRSRVLAELPGPADPVILQGPERVALIGPNGAGKTTFLEALLGSEALKTDRVGYLPQRMDGLDDDVSVLDTVAAAAPGAGPERIRGQLARFLLRGDTVYRTVGTLSGGERFRVALARLLLAEPPPQLVILDEPTNNLDLTSVEQVVDALRGYRGALLVVSHDDGFLRRLDLDRTLTMAGPGVVAEAR, encoded by the coding sequence ATGTCACCTTCAGTCGTTCTCACCAACCTCGGGTTTTCCTGGCCTGACGGCTCGGTCGCCCTCTCGGGCATCACCGCCGCATTCGGCCCCGGCCGCACCGGCCTGGTCGGCGCCAACGGCTCCGGCAAGTCCACCCTGCTCCGGCTGATCGCCGGGCACCTCAAGCCCGCCGCAGGCAGCATCGTCACCAGCGGCGACGTCGCGTACCTACCGCAGACGCTCACCCTGGCCACCGACGCCACGGTCGCCGACCTGCTGGGTATCTCCGCCGCCGTCGCCGCCCTGCGCGCCATCGAGTCCGGCGACACCGCCGAGGCGCATTTCGACACGGTCGGCGAGGACTGGGACATCGAGACGCGCGCCCGCGCCGCGCTCGACGACCTCGGGCTGCAGGCCTTCGCGCTGGATCGGCGTGTCGGTGACGTCTCCGGGGGAGAGGCCATGCTGCTGGCCGTCACCGGCCTGCGGCTGCGCCGCGCCGAGGTCACGCTGCTCGACGAGCCGACCAACAACCTGGACCGCGACGCCCGCGCCGCGCTGCAGGAGAGTCTGGCCGGCTGGCCCGGTGCGCTGATGATCGTCAGCCACGACGTGGGCCTGCTGGACCAGATGGACAACACCGCCGAGCTCTACGCCAACAGCCTGACGGTGTTCGGCGGCCCCTACACGGCGTGGCGCGACCAGCTGGCGGCCGAGCAGGCCGCCGCGGCCCAGGCCGCGCGCACCGCCGAGCAGGCCGTCAAAGTCGAGCAGCGCCAACGGGTCGAGGCCGAGGTGAAGCTGGCGCGCCGCAACCGCGCGGCCAAGAAGGCCTACGCCGAGAAGCGGGTGCCCAAGATCGTGGCCAACGGCAGGAAGATGGCCGCTCAGGTATCGGCAGGCAGGCTGCGCGGCAACCACGATGACCGGATCGAGGCCGCGCAGCAGGTCGCCGAGGAGGCCGGTGCCCGGGTCCGCGAGGACGAACACATCCGGGTGGACCTGCCCGACCCGGGCGTGCCGCGGTCGCGGGTGCTGGCCGAACTACCCGGGCCCGCCGACCCGGTCATCCTGCAGGGCCCCGAACGGGTTGCGCTGATCGGGCCCAACGGCGCCGGCAAGACCACCTTCCTGGAGGCGCTGCTGGGCTCCGAGGCGCTCAAGACCGACCGGGTGGGTTATCTCCCGCAGCGCATGGACGGTCTCGACGACGACGTGAGTGTGCTCGACACCGTGGCGGCCGCGGCCCCCGGGGCGGGGCCGGAACGCATCCGCGGGCAGCTGGCCCGCTTCCTGCTGCGCGGCGACACCGTGTACCGCACCGTGGGGACGCTCTCGGGAGGTGAGCGGTTCCGGGTGGCGCTGGCGCGGTTGCTGCTCGCCGAACCGCCACCGCAGCTGGTGATCCTGGACGAACCCACCAACAACCTGGACCTGACCAGCGTCGAACAGGTGGTGGACGCCCTGCGCGGCTACCGCGGGGCGCTGCTGGTGGTCAGCCATGACGACGGCTTCCTGCGTCGCCTGGACCTGGACCGGACGTTGACCATGGCGGGGCCCGGTGTGGTCGCCGAGGCCAGATAG
- a CDS encoding GAF and ANTAR domain-containing protein: MTLESKHDLAVRMAALARDVAVPVAIDDVLRGVTDAVLELIPGAEYAGLLLLGRGGKYDTLVPTDDLMYQLDEMQIRTGEGPCVEAAIDDLIVRTDDFECELRWPEYSKLVVKVGIRSALSFKLYTAQRNAGALNVFSTQVKAFDAEAEAIGSVLAAHAAAAIVASRQEEQLQSALSSRDLIGQAKGIIMERYNVDAVRAFEMLRELSQSGNVKLVDIAKQVIDTRGV; this comes from the coding sequence ATGACGCTTGAGTCGAAACATGACTTGGCGGTCCGTATGGCCGCCCTGGCACGAGACGTCGCCGTGCCGGTTGCCATCGACGATGTGCTCCGCGGGGTCACCGATGCTGTGCTGGAACTGATCCCCGGTGCGGAGTACGCCGGTTTGCTGTTGCTGGGCCGGGGTGGCAAATACGACACTTTGGTACCCACCGACGACCTGATGTACCAGCTGGACGAGATGCAGATCCGCACCGGCGAGGGCCCGTGTGTGGAGGCGGCCATCGACGACCTGATCGTGCGAACCGACGACTTCGAGTGCGAGCTGCGCTGGCCGGAGTACTCCAAACTGGTGGTCAAGGTCGGCATCCGCAGCGCCCTGTCGTTCAAGCTGTACACCGCCCAGCGCAACGCAGGCGCGCTCAACGTGTTCTCCACCCAGGTCAAGGCGTTCGACGCCGAGGCCGAAGCCATCGGATCGGTGCTTGCTGCGCACGCCGCCGCGGCCATCGTCGCCAGCCGCCAGGAGGAACAGCTGCAGTCCGCGCTGTCCAGCCGTGACCTGATCGGCCAGGCCAAGGGCATCATCATGGAGCGCTACAACGTCGACGCGGTGCGTGCGTTCGAGATGCTGCGCGAGCTGTCCCAGTCCGGAAACGTCAAGCTCGTCGACATCGCCAAGCAGGTCATCGACACCCGCGGTGTCTAG
- a CDS encoding sensor histidine kinase, with protein sequence MADALSKDDIRASLIEAMLAVTAGLDLEQTLRTIVETAMRLVDAQYGALGVIATEPGPRTLERFVYDGIDDVTRDLIGPLPAGHGVLGLLFTRPEPVRIENLSQHPVSVGFPPNHPPMRTFLGVPIRIRDQVFGNLYLTEKACGEQFSADDEVLVLALAGAAGIAIENARLYHAARTRQIWIEATRDISNNLLAGNDSAAVHRQIAAQALGLTGCEVAALLLPDDQGDLVVTAATDAALIGVTLPVEGTAVGRAFTGRLPLRAKIFGELGPDAPALILPLREPDDTIGVLVCRGGAGFSADHLDMMAAFADQTGLALHLAEVQSRAVATLRELDVLSDRDRIARDLHDHVIQRLFAIGLSLQGSRGGTNSDTPQRISRALDDLQEVVQEIRTAIFDLHGGSVTRLRQRLEEAVTRMSADSPVRASLHVSGPLSVVDAGLADHAEAVVREAISNAVRHAHATTAVVTVTVDDDLTIVVSDDGVGFAEGITGSGLANLAARAQECGGQLSLEGGGTGATVTWSVPLP encoded by the coding sequence ATGGCTGACGCGCTGTCCAAGGACGACATCCGCGCGTCGCTCATCGAGGCCATGCTGGCGGTGACCGCCGGACTGGATCTGGAACAGACGCTGCGCACCATCGTCGAGACGGCCATGCGCCTGGTCGACGCGCAGTACGGCGCGCTGGGCGTCATCGCCACCGAGCCCGGCCCGCGCACGCTGGAACGGTTCGTCTACGACGGCATCGACGACGTGACCCGTGATCTGATCGGCCCGCTGCCCGCCGGCCACGGTGTGCTCGGGCTGCTGTTCACCCGCCCGGAACCGGTGCGCATCGAGAATCTCTCGCAGCATCCGGTGTCGGTGGGTTTCCCGCCGAATCATCCGCCCATGCGGACATTCCTCGGTGTGCCGATCAGGATCCGCGATCAGGTGTTCGGCAACCTCTATCTCACCGAGAAAGCCTGCGGGGAGCAGTTTTCCGCGGATGACGAGGTGCTGGTGCTGGCGCTGGCCGGCGCGGCGGGCATCGCGATCGAGAACGCCCGGCTGTACCACGCCGCCCGCACCCGCCAGATCTGGATCGAGGCCACCCGCGACATCAGCAACAACCTGTTGGCCGGAAACGACTCCGCCGCGGTACACCGTCAGATCGCGGCGCAGGCCCTCGGTTTGACCGGGTGCGAGGTGGCGGCACTGCTGCTGCCCGACGACCAGGGTGACCTGGTGGTCACCGCAGCCACCGACGCCGCGCTGATCGGTGTGACGCTGCCTGTCGAGGGCACCGCGGTGGGCCGCGCGTTTACCGGACGACTGCCGTTGCGCGCGAAGATCTTCGGCGAGCTGGGTCCCGACGCGCCCGCACTGATCCTGCCGTTGCGCGAACCCGACGACACCATCGGGGTGCTGGTGTGCCGGGGCGGCGCCGGGTTCAGCGCCGACCATCTGGACATGATGGCCGCCTTCGCCGACCAGACCGGGCTCGCCCTGCATCTGGCCGAGGTGCAGAGCCGGGCGGTGGCCACGCTGCGAGAACTCGACGTGCTGTCCGACCGCGACCGCATTGCGCGCGATCTGCACGATCACGTGATCCAACGCCTGTTCGCCATCGGATTGTCCCTGCAGGGGTCGCGCGGTGGCACCAATTCGGATACCCCGCAACGCATCTCCCGCGCCCTCGACGATCTTCAAGAGGTGGTGCAGGAGATCCGCACCGCCATCTTCGACCTCCACGGCGGTAGCGTGACCCGGTTGCGGCAGCGGCTGGAGGAGGCGGTGACGCGCATGTCCGCAGACTCCCCGGTGCGGGCGTCGCTGCACGTCAGCGGGCCGCTGTCGGTGGTGGACGCAGGACTTGCCGATCACGCCGAAGCCGTTGTGCGCGAGGCGATCAGCAACGCCGTCCGGCACGCGCACGCCACGACCGCGGTGGTGACCGTGACCGTCGACGACGATCTCACCATCGTGGTGTCGGATGACGGCGTGGGGTTCGCCGAAGGCATCACCGGCAGTGGGTTGGCCAACCTGGCCGCCCGCGCGCAGGAGTGCGGCGGGCAGCTGAGCCTCGAGGGTGGCGGTACCGGTGCGACGGTGACCTGGTCGGTTCCGCTGCCCTGA
- a CDS encoding amidohydrolase family protein, whose protein sequence is MTYTCAIDVTAVEAIDIHTHVEIDGHGHTSYDAELTDATRTYFKMGDAPAAGVDELAEMYRSQHAAAVVFTIDAETATGHRPNSIEDLIAGAARHNDVLIPFGSVDPWNPGAVNRVRELVQLGARGFKFHPSMQAFEPNHRRFYGIYEAITEAGVPALFHTGQTGLGSGLPGGHGIKLRYSDPMLLDDVAADFPDLTIVMAHPAVPWVDAQIAIAAHKANVYLDLSGYSPTYFPPQLVKAMSRQLQTKVLFGTDFPYITPARWRRDFAALDLAPEVTALVYKENAVRVLGLR, encoded by the coding sequence GTGACCTACACCTGCGCCATCGATGTCACCGCGGTCGAGGCCATCGACATCCACACCCACGTCGAGATCGACGGCCACGGGCACACGTCCTATGACGCCGAATTGACCGACGCCACCCGCACCTACTTCAAGATGGGAGACGCCCCGGCGGCGGGGGTGGACGAGCTGGCCGAGATGTACCGCAGCCAACACGCCGCCGCGGTGGTCTTCACCATCGACGCCGAAACCGCGACCGGGCACCGACCCAACTCCATCGAAGACCTGATCGCCGGGGCCGCCCGGCACAACGACGTGCTGATCCCGTTCGGCAGCGTCGACCCGTGGAATCCCGGTGCCGTCAACCGGGTCCGCGAACTGGTGCAGCTGGGCGCGCGGGGGTTCAAGTTCCACCCCAGCATGCAGGCATTCGAACCCAACCACCGTCGCTTCTACGGCATCTACGAAGCCATCACCGAAGCCGGTGTGCCCGCGTTGTTCCACACCGGTCAGACAGGTCTGGGCTCCGGGCTGCCCGGCGGCCACGGCATCAAACTGCGGTACTCCGATCCGATGCTGCTCGACGACGTGGCCGCCGACTTCCCGGATCTGACCATCGTGATGGCACACCCGGCGGTGCCCTGGGTGGACGCCCAGATCGCGATCGCCGCCCACAAAGCCAACGTCTACCTGGACCTGTCGGGCTACTCGCCCACGTACTTCCCGCCGCAGCTGGTCAAGGCCATGTCCCGGCAGCTGCAGACGAAGGTGCTGTTCGGCACCGACTTTCCCTACATCACGCCGGCGCGATGGCGCCGTGACTTCGCGGCGCTGGACCTGGCACCGGAGGTCACCGCCCTGGTCTACAAGGAGAACGCGGTGCGGGTGCTGGGGCTGCGATGA
- a CDS encoding carotenoid oxygenase family protein — translation MDVELVAKYLSTLPEDDDHPYRTGPWRPQTHEWDAEDLTVVSGEVPADLDGVYLRNTENPLHPALKFYHPFDGDGMVHLVGFRDGKAFYRNRFVRTDGFLAEQVEGGPLWPGLAEPVELARRDHGWGARGLMKDASSTDVVVHRGVALTSFYQCGDLYGLDPVTAAGLGKQEWVDQLPWRWGVSAHPKVDPTTGELLFFHYSKQEPYLGFGVVDSGNVLVHHTPVPLPGPRLPHDMAFTPNYIILNDFPLFWDPALLAAGVHLPRYHRDLPSRFAVVPRRGTAADVRWFEADPTFVLHFTNAYEEGDEIVLDGFFEGDPEPMDTGGTTWERAFRFLALDRLQTRLHRWRFNLVTGACREEQLTDSISEFGMVNGARAGLDYRYTWASTGKPGWFLFDGLIRHDVRTGAEERYSYGEGVYGSEAAMAPRPGAGAEDDGYLVTITTDMGTDASYCLVFDAARLADGPVCTLALPERVSSGTHSAWAPAAELRGWR, via the coding sequence ATGGACGTAGAGCTGGTGGCGAAGTACCTGTCGACGCTGCCCGAGGACGACGACCACCCCTACCGCACCGGGCCGTGGCGGCCGCAGACCCACGAATGGGATGCCGAGGACCTGACCGTGGTCTCCGGTGAGGTGCCGGCGGACCTGGACGGGGTGTACCTGCGCAACACCGAGAACCCCCTGCACCCCGCGCTGAAGTTCTACCATCCCTTCGACGGTGACGGAATGGTGCACCTGGTCGGGTTCCGTGACGGGAAGGCGTTCTACCGCAACAGGTTCGTCCGTACCGACGGGTTCCTGGCCGAGCAGGTCGAAGGTGGCCCGCTGTGGCCGGGACTGGCCGAACCGGTGGAGTTGGCCCGCCGCGACCACGGCTGGGGAGCCCGCGGCCTGATGAAGGACGCGTCCAGCACCGATGTGGTGGTGCACCGCGGCGTGGCGTTGACCAGCTTCTACCAGTGCGGCGATCTCTACGGGTTGGACCCGGTGACCGCGGCCGGCCTGGGTAAGCAGGAGTGGGTCGACCAACTGCCCTGGCGCTGGGGCGTTTCCGCGCACCCGAAGGTGGACCCCACCACCGGCGAGCTGCTGTTCTTCCACTACAGCAAGCAGGAGCCGTACCTGGGATTCGGCGTGGTGGACTCCGGCAATGTGCTGGTGCACCACACTCCGGTGCCGCTGCCCGGGCCCCGGCTGCCGCACGACATGGCCTTCACCCCGAACTACATCATCCTCAACGACTTCCCGCTGTTCTGGGATCCGGCCCTGCTGGCGGCCGGGGTTCATCTCCCGCGGTATCACCGGGATCTGCCGTCGCGTTTTGCCGTGGTGCCACGCCGCGGCACCGCCGCCGACGTCCGCTGGTTCGAGGCCGATCCCACCTTCGTGCTGCACTTCACCAACGCGTACGAAGAGGGCGACGAGATCGTGCTCGACGGGTTCTTCGAAGGCGACCCGGAACCGATGGACACCGGCGGGACGACGTGGGAGCGGGCCTTCCGCTTCCTGGCCCTGGACCGGCTGCAGACCCGCCTGCACCGCTGGCGGTTCAACCTCGTCACCGGCGCCTGCCGCGAGGAGCAGTTGACCGACAGCATCAGCGAATTCGGCATGGTGAACGGAGCCCGCGCGGGCCTGGACTACCGCTACACCTGGGCCTCCACCGGCAAGCCGGGGTGGTTCCTGTTCGACGGCCTGATCCGTCACGACGTCAGAACCGGCGCCGAGGAGCGGTACTCATACGGCGAGGGGGTCTACGGATCGGAGGCGGCGATGGCGCCGAGACCGGGGGCCGGGGCGGAGGACGACGGTTACCTGGTGACCATCACCACCGACATGGGAACCGATGCCTCCTACTGCCTGGTGTTCGACGCCGCGCGCCTGGCCGACGGCCCGGTGTGCACCCTGGCGTTACCCGAACGTGTCTCCAGCGGAACACATTCCGCCTGGGCGCCGGCAGCCGAGCTCAGGGGGTGGCGGTGA
- a CDS encoding 3-keto-5-aminohexanoate cleavage protein, with the protein MSGPAIFVQAAINGARTPDQHAHLPVTPGQLAAAAVESVRAGAQAVHMHPKGADGRDSLVPGTVAAAVTAVRGALPTTPLGVTTGFWALPDPQQRWDAIAAWDVLPDFTSLNWHEPGSPELAELILSRGMGIEVGIFHAEAAASWAASDIAQKCLRVMIELQDEDDAELADELLDAVRAADSPAQILLHGLNDSCWPLLQHAGRRNVATRIGLEDTLALPDGTVAGGNADLVSAAVRLLS; encoded by the coding sequence ATGAGTGGTCCCGCGATCTTCGTCCAGGCAGCCATCAACGGTGCCCGCACCCCCGACCAGCACGCCCACCTCCCGGTCACCCCCGGGCAGCTGGCCGCCGCCGCAGTGGAGTCGGTGCGAGCCGGCGCGCAGGCGGTGCACATGCATCCCAAGGGGGCCGACGGCAGGGACTCGCTGGTGCCGGGCACCGTGGCTGCGGCGGTGACCGCGGTGCGCGGTGCGCTGCCCACCACGCCGCTGGGTGTCACCACCGGCTTCTGGGCGCTGCCGGACCCACAGCAACGCTGGGACGCCATCGCGGCCTGGGATGTGTTGCCCGACTTCACCTCGCTGAACTGGCACGAGCCCGGCTCACCCGAGCTGGCCGAGCTCATCCTGTCCAGGGGCATGGGCATCGAGGTGGGGATCTTCCACGCCGAGGCCGCCGCGTCCTGGGCGGCATCCGACATCGCGCAGAAATGTTTGCGGGTGATGATCGAACTGCAGGACGAGGACGACGCCGAGTTGGCCGACGAGCTGCTGGATGCGGTGCGCGCCGCCGACTCGCCCGCACAGATCCTGCTGCACGGCCTCAACGACAGCTGCTGGCCGCTGCTGCAGCACGCCGGGCGGCGCAACGTCGCGACCCGCATCGGGCTGGAGGACACGCTGGCCCTACCCGACGGCACGGTTGCCGGGGGCAATGCCGACCTGGTGTCGGCGGCGGTGCGGTTGTTGAGTTAA
- a CDS encoding type II toxin-antitoxin system Rv0910 family toxin produces MAKLSVSVDVPLSPEQAWECASDLSRYKEWLSIHRVWRSPIPDTLEKGTALDSIVEVMGMMNRVSWTIVHFKPPESMTLNGVGRGGVKVKLIGKVRPAEDGAQVQFDIHLGGPALFGPIGMLVAGALKNDIAESLQRFKAVFTAA; encoded by the coding sequence ATGGCCAAACTGTCCGTATCGGTCGACGTACCGCTGTCGCCCGAGCAGGCCTGGGAGTGCGCCTCCGACCTGTCCCGCTACAAGGAGTGGCTGTCGATCCACCGGGTGTGGCGCAGCCCCATTCCCGACACGCTGGAGAAGGGCACCGCCCTGGACTCCATCGTCGAGGTGATGGGCATGATGAACCGGGTCAGCTGGACCATCGTGCACTTCAAACCGCCGGAGTCCATGACGCTCAACGGCGTCGGCCGCGGCGGGGTGAAGGTCAAGCTCATCGGCAAGGTCCGTCCGGCCGAAGACGGGGCGCAGGTGCAGTTCGACATCCACCTCGGGGGCCCGGCACTGTTCGGACCCATCGGAATGCTGGTGGCCGGGGCGCTGAAGAACGACATCGCCGAGTCGCTGCAGCGGTTCAAGGCGGTGTTCACCGCGGCCTGA
- a CDS encoding cupin domain-containing protein, with protein sequence MTDLPEWARNLDLAPHPEGGWFRETWRSDLTIGPSSLPPEYTGPRDAGTAILFLLMPGQQSAWHTVRSAELWFYHRGGPLLLEIGAEQSSATTHLLGSDITAGEHPQVLVPPGHWQRAIPRDDEPCLVSCVVVPGFDFADFALHAP encoded by the coding sequence ATGACCGATCTCCCGGAGTGGGCCCGCAACCTGGACCTCGCGCCGCATCCGGAAGGGGGTTGGTTCCGTGAGACCTGGCGCAGCGACCTCACCATCGGCCCGTCGTCGCTGCCGCCGGAGTACACCGGCCCACGTGATGCCGGGACGGCCATCCTGTTCCTCCTGATGCCGGGTCAGCAGTCCGCCTGGCACACCGTCCGCAGCGCAGAACTCTGGTTCTACCACCGGGGCGGGCCGCTGCTGCTGGAGATCGGCGCTGAACAATCAAGCGCCACAACACATCTGTTGGGCAGCGACATCACTGCCGGCGAGCACCCGCAGGTGCTGGTGCCGCCGGGGCACTGGCAGCGCGCCATCCCCCGCGACGACGAGCCCTGCCTGGTCAGCTGCGTGGTGGTACCCGGCTTCGACTTCGCCGACTTCGCGCTGCACGCGCCTTAA
- a CDS encoding antitoxin: MGFLDKALKTGKDLLGKNADKVDKVIDKAGDLVDKKTQGKYAGTVDKVQEQAKKAVKEQGARQTPPPATPPVTPPAAPPPQTPPAAPQTPPGQH, translated from the coding sequence ATGGGATTCCTCGACAAGGCCCTGAAGACGGGCAAAGACCTGTTGGGCAAGAATGCCGACAAGGTGGACAAGGTCATCGACAAGGCCGGCGACCTGGTGGACAAGAAGACCCAGGGCAAGTACGCCGGCACCGTCGACAAGGTGCAGGAGCAGGCCAAAAAGGCGGTCAAGGAGCAGGGCGCCCGCCAGACTCCGCCGCCGGCCACACCACCGGTGACGCCGCCGGCCGCACCGCCGCCCCAGACACCCCCGGCCGCACCGCAGACACCCCCGGGCCAGCACTGA
- a CDS encoding phage holin family protein encodes MTRFLLRLGVFLGSAALGLLVAAWLVRGVSLSVLGFITAVVIFAVAQAVLAPLLTTLANRYASALLGGIGLITTFAALLVATLFSNGLAIRGVGSWIAATVVVWLITALATVLLPKVILKDAKTPPA; translated from the coding sequence GTGACTCGATTCCTGCTGCGGCTCGGGGTGTTCCTGGGCTCTGCGGCGCTCGGACTGCTGGTGGCCGCGTGGCTGGTACGCGGTGTGTCGCTGTCGGTCCTGGGCTTCATCACCGCCGTCGTGATCTTCGCCGTGGCGCAGGCGGTGCTCGCGCCGTTGCTCACCACACTCGCCAACCGCTATGCGTCGGCTCTGCTGGGCGGCATCGGACTGATCACCACCTTCGCGGCCCTGCTGGTGGCGACGCTGTTCAGCAACGGGCTGGCGATCCGCGGTGTCGGCTCCTGGATCGCCGCGACGGTGGTGGTGTGGCTGATCACCGCGCTGGCCACCGTGCTGCTGCCCAAGGTCATCCTCAAAGACGCCAAGACGCCCCCAGCGTGA
- a CDS encoding response regulator transcription factor, whose amino-acid sequence MISVFLVDDHEVVRRGLADLLSGDPDLTVVGEAGSVSEAMARVPAVRPDVAVLDVRLPDGSGIDLCRDLLTKHDDLRCLILTSFTDEQSMLDAILAGASGYVVKDIRGMELAHAIKEVGAGKSLLDNRAAAALMSKLRRSEEGTTEDDRLRDLSPTERTLLGLLGEGLTNREIGERMFLAEKTVKNYVSRLLAKLGMHRRTQAALLAAELRQNSDG is encoded by the coding sequence GTGATCTCCGTGTTCCTGGTCGACGACCACGAAGTGGTGCGCCGCGGGCTCGCCGACCTGCTCTCGGGCGACCCTGACCTGACCGTCGTCGGTGAGGCCGGTTCGGTGTCCGAGGCGATGGCCCGGGTACCGGCAGTGCGCCCCGATGTCGCGGTGCTCGACGTCCGGCTGCCCGACGGCAGCGGCATCGACCTGTGCCGTGACCTGCTGACCAAGCACGACGACCTGCGCTGCCTGATCCTGACGTCGTTCACCGACGAGCAGTCCATGCTCGACGCCATCCTCGCCGGCGCCAGCGGGTACGTGGTCAAGGACATCCGCGGTATGGAACTGGCCCACGCCATCAAGGAGGTCGGCGCGGGAAAGTCGTTGCTGGACAACCGCGCCGCAGCCGCACTGATGTCGAAGTTGCGCCGGTCCGAGGAAGGGACGACCGAGGACGACCGGTTGCGGGACCTGTCGCCCACCGAGCGGACACTGCTGGGGCTGCTCGGGGAAGGTCTGACCAACCGGGAGATCGGCGAGCGAATGTTCCTGGCGGAGAAGACGGTCAAGAACTACGTCTCCCGCCTGCTGGCCAAGCTGGGCATGCACCGGCGCACCCAGGCCGCGCTCCTGGCCGCCGAGTTGCGGCAGAACAGCGATGGCTGA